TGCTTTTAAGGATATCCAAGTGGCCAATTTGGAAAACGGCCGTCCGCAAGTGCGGGTAAACGATAAACGCATGGACGGATTAGCCGTTCAAATATCTCTTTCCCACACGGACGAATATGCCTGTGCCATGGTGGTGGTGCAACGATGAAAGAAATTACACGCGAATGGGTGCGTTCATTATTACCGATTCGTCGTCCCGAGGCCCACAAGGGCTCTTTCGGGCGGGTGTTGGTGGTGGCAGGTTCGCGCGAAATGTGCGGGGCCGGATTGTTATGCGCCAAAAGCGCACTTTTAGCAGGGGCCGGACTTGTTTTCTGGGCATTACCCGAAAGTATGCAACCTTCGTTTGCCGCTGCCTTACCGGAGGCCATTACACTACCTTTGCCGGAAACCGAAAGCGGGAAAATTTCTGCGGAAGGTTGGCCTGTATTAAAAAATTTTTGTTCCAAGCACGGCCCCTCTTTGCTGGTTGTGGGGCCGGGTATGGGGGAAAGCCCCCTGTTGCCGATTTTGTTTCGGGAAAATACTTTGCCCACAGTTATAGATGCTGATGCTCTTAATTACTTGGCCGGTGTGCAGGAATTTCCGCGTGTGCCCGCTATTTTTACTCCGCATCCCGGAGAAGCCGCCCGTTTGTTGGGGCAAGATTTCACTCCTGCTAAGGAAGAAGAAAGACTTTCGGCTTTACAAGGCCTGGTTGCTTTAACGAAAGCGGTATGCGTTCTGAAAGGACGGCAGACCTTGGTCGGAGCACCTCATCAAACGGAAGTGTACCGAAACACTACGGGCGGGGTGGCTTTGGCAAAGGGCGGAAGCGGAGATGTTCTGTCCGGCGTGATAGCCGGTTTGTGGGCTCAACTGGGCTCAGCGGAAAAATTTGATATTTCCAGTGCGTTAAAGGCCTGCCTATGTGGAGTTTATGTGCATGGCTTGGCGGGCGATTTGGCCGCCAAAATAAAAACGGATTATGGCGTGCTTGCAGGTTTTACGGCTGAAAATATACCGTCTGCGATAAAAGAAATAGTAGAATAGATACTGGAGGAAAAATGAATTCCGTTTGGTATATTATTTTTGTCATACTCGGTTCGATTGCGGTAATTGCTTTAACTACCGTATGGTTTTGTATGCGCGCGGCGCGGAAGGTTCTTCATCCTGCTTCCAAACGCAAACCCCTCACCATTTGGCCGGATCAGTATGGTTTGCCCTACGAAAATATTTCCTTCAAAACGCAAGACAATGTGCAAATTAAAGGGTGGTTTATCCCTTGTGCGGAAGAATCGGTTAAAACCATTATTCTTATGCACGGGTGGGGCATGAACCGCTCGGATATTTTGAAGAACACTTACTTTCTGCGCGATTTGGGTTTTAACTTGTGTTACTTCGATTTTCGCGCTTTGGGTGAGAGCGGCGGTAAGACCAGTTCTATCGGCTATTTGGAAGTAAACGATGTAAGTGCGGCTATTAAATTTTTGAAGGAAACCCGCCCTCAACTTTGCCAAAAAATAGGGTTGTATGGTTTGTCCATGGGAGCCATGGTAGCCATTTGTGAGGCCGCCCGAAACCCGGAAATTATGTGTGTGGTGGCGGAGGCTTCTTATTATTCGTTCCGACGGGTAGTTTCCCGTTGGGCATGGGTGCGCCACCGGGTGCCTTATTTCCCGCTTATTCCCATTATTTTGCACTATATCCGCAAGTATTTGGGAGCCAACCCGGAACGCTATAGCCCTAAATACAATATCCCTAAAATTTCCCCGAGGCCGGTTTTTATTATTCACGGCCGCCGCGATAATATAGTGCCCGGTTCTCAAGCCAGGATGCTTTATAAAAAAGCAAAAGACCCCAAAGAAATGTGGATTGTTCCCGGGGCTACTCACAATAAATGTGCCGAAGTCGGCGGGTATGAATACAAACAACGCTTGGCAGATTTTTTCCGTGAACATTTATAAATCAGCACCGCCCGCTTTCAAAACGGGCGGTATTTTTTAGGAGCATACATGAAATTAGCAATTTTTGATTTGGACGGAACTTTGCTCGACACCATTGCCGACTTGGAAGGCGGCTGCAATACGGCTCTTACCGCAATGGGTTTTGAAAAATTAAAAGAGGGCGAGTGTGTTACTTATGTGGGAAACGGAGTGGTAAAACTGCTGGAACGTTCCCTTCCGCTTTCTCACCGAAGCACCGAAAATGTAGCGCGTGCAAGAAAGATTTTTTTTGAGTATTACGATTCTCACTTATGGGATTATACCCGCCCTTATCCGGGCATTTGCGAAATGTTAAAAACCTTTCAGGAGCGCGGAGTATTGTTGGCGGTAGCGTCCAATAAATATCAAAGTGCTACGGAAAGGTTGGTAAAACATTTCTTTCCCGAAATAAAATTTGTATCCGTATTGGGGCAACGCGAAGGAGTGCCGATAAAGCCCGACCCGACGATTGTGGAAGAAATTTTGAACTTTGCCCAAGTGGCCAAAGAAGATGCCTTATATGTGGGCGATTCCGACGTGGATATGATGACGGCACAACGGGCAGGGGTGCGTTCCTGCGGGGTAACCTGGGGTTTCAAAAGCCGTGAAGTGTTG
The DNA window shown above is from Elusimicrobium sp. and carries:
- a CDS encoding NAD(P)H-hydrate dehydratase, encoding MKEITREWVRSLLPIRRPEAHKGSFGRVLVVAGSREMCGAGLLCAKSALLAGAGLVFWALPESMQPSFAAALPEAITLPLPETESGKISAEGWPVLKNFCSKHGPSLLVVGPGMGESPLLPILFRENTLPTVIDADALNYLAGVQEFPRVPAIFTPHPGEAARLLGQDFTPAKEEERLSALQGLVALTKAVCVLKGRQTLVGAPHQTEVYRNTTGGVALAKGGSGDVLSGVIAGLWAQLGSAEKFDISSALKACLCGVYVHGLAGDLAAKIKTDYGVLAGFTAENIPSAIKEIVE
- a CDS encoding alpha/beta hydrolase, giving the protein MNSVWYIIFVILGSIAVIALTTVWFCMRAARKVLHPASKRKPLTIWPDQYGLPYENISFKTQDNVQIKGWFIPCAEESVKTIILMHGWGMNRSDILKNTYFLRDLGFNLCYFDFRALGESGGKTSSIGYLEVNDVSAAIKFLKETRPQLCQKIGLYGLSMGAMVAICEAARNPEIMCVVAEASYYSFRRVVSRWAWVRHRVPYFPLIPIILHYIRKYLGANPERYSPKYNIPKISPRPVFIIHGRRDNIVPGSQARMLYKKAKDPKEMWIVPGATHNKCAEVGGYEYKQRLADFFREHL
- a CDS encoding HAD family hydrolase, translating into MKLAIFDLDGTLLDTIADLEGGCNTALTAMGFEKLKEGECVTYVGNGVVKLLERSLPLSHRSTENVARARKIFFEYYDSHLWDYTRPYPGICEMLKTFQERGVLLAVASNKYQSATERLVKHFFPEIKFVSVLGQREGVPIKPDPTIVEEILNFAQVAKEDALYVGDSDVDMMTAQRAGVRSCGVTWGFKSREVLASYHPAFLADKTSDILEII